One region of Halodesulfovibrio sp. MK-HDV genomic DNA includes:
- a CDS encoding RidA family protein has protein sequence MSAITRHGTHPRLPVSNAVEANGWLYVTGQVPRDAKGELNAGSMIDQARLTLTNLVTVITNSGYEMKDVVRVGVWIDDPRDFAEFNKVFAEFFDIEHAPARVTIQGTMMCDCKIEVDAIAYRKP, from the coding sequence ATGTCTGCAATTACACGACACGGAACACACCCAAGACTTCCTGTTTCTAACGCGGTGGAAGCAAATGGTTGGCTTTACGTTACCGGTCAGGTTCCTCGCGATGCAAAAGGTGAATTAAACGCTGGCAGCATGATTGATCAGGCTCGTCTTACGTTAACGAACCTTGTCACCGTCATCACCAACTCCGGCTACGAAATGAAAGACGTTGTACGCGTAGGCGTATGGATTGATGACCCACGCGACTTTGCTGAATTCAATAAAGTTTTCGCTGAATTCTTCGACATAGAGCACGCACCGGCACGAGTAACCATTCAGGGAACTATGATGTGCGACTGTAAGATCGAAGTTGACGCAATAGCTTACAGAAAGCCGTAA